CAAGTCATCCAGTCAGACTCAGTTACTGTACCTGTCCTGACTGGGACCAAAGGGCAAACATGAATGGGTCACAGAAAGACCTGATGACCGTGGGATTGAACGCACACCCAAAGAAACATAAGAGCCACCGCCATGAACACCTTCGGGGCTGGGGGAGCCGTGGGGGGACGGCTTTCGAAGGTGGGGGGAATCATGGGGTTCCTCCGATGCTGCTGAAGATGTGCGCTCAGTCCCATGGTCGTCGAGTCAGTCCGTGACTCACTCATGTAAGCCTTTTAGGTGGGTGTTGCAGCTGGCTTAGTCCTCGTTTTCCTTACTAAATCTCGGATCTCTGAGGGGCCTCAGTCCTTACAGATCTCATCTTTCACTGCTTTGATGACAAGTTTTGTCATCGTTTTTTCCGTTGGAAATCTCACAGTTCTCGTCAGAATCTCCACGAGTGAGTTCCGTCAACGTCTGAGTGAGGACGTCCCACTGTTTCGGGTAGTTGGTCCTCTCTTGCTGGGCATCGCAATATTTCCTGTGTTGTTTCTCCTTCCTCAGCCACAGGTCCTCATCTTGCTTCTCCTTTTCATTGATGCTGTCCAGAGTTTCAGTTCCATGTTGCAGTGCAATGTGCTGCAGATGGAAGTTCCTCTGAGCTGTCCCATGGAGAAGCGTCATTAGCATGTATTTGTCCTGTTCCCTCAGAGCCTCTTCCTGTCTCCTTTGGCGCTCCAGGAGACGCTGTTGTTCCTTTATCATCTTTTCCTCTTGTATCCTCCAATTTCCTTTCAGATCTTCACATTCCATTCTAAGTTGCTGGAGCTCTTTCTCACCTTCCTGCAGTTTGTTCTCTATCTCCTTCCTCTGTTCTTGATGGTCTTTTTCATCTTTCCTCAGCTTCTCTACTTCTTTTTCCCTTTCCTGTATCATTTGCAGCCAGCTTACATTTTCCCGCTGTTCTTTAATCAGAAGATTGACAGTATTTTCTAATCTGTCTTCCAACTCTAGCTTTTCAGCTCTGAGTTGTTCCTCTCTGTCTAAGAGATCTCTCAACTGGTCCTCCCTTTTCTGGACCTCTTCATCAAAATCGTTTGCGAGTTTTGTCACCTTCTGGCCTGCCTCCTCCAGCATGCTGTCCAGTTCCTTGCCGTGACTGAGAGCAACGCCTAGTTCTTCTACAAGTTCTTCTTTTTCACATATCAATTTCTTCTCCGTGTTTAGGAGGTTTTCAATTTGGAGGTCCCTATTATTGAGCTCTTCTTTGAAGGTTCTCAGGGAAGTCGCCATCtcatttcctctcttcttttcttctttcagcAAGTTTTCCATCTCCTTCCCACGATGGAGAGCATCCTGGAgatttctgctcctctgtttctcCTTCCTTAAAGACTTCAGAAGTGAATTTACTATCAGGTGGGTTTTGTTTACCTCATCCTGAAGCGTGGCGTTCTCTCCTCCTAGTTCTGCGACCCAGGTCTTCATAACTTGGACTTCTCCAGCCAGAACTTTGGTCAACTTCTTCTCATTGTCTAACTCTTTCTGCAGTGAAGTCACTTCTGATGCTTTTGCTGCTAACTCTTCTTTGCACTTTTCATTCTTTcctcctagttctgccacccagttCTTCATAACCTGGGCTTCTCCAGCCAGAACTTGGGTCAGCTTCTTCTCATTGTTTAACTCTTTGTGCAGCGAAGTAACTTCTGCTGCTTTTGCTGCTAACTCCTCTTTGCACTTTTCATTCTCTGCTCCTAGTTCTGCGACCCAGTTCCTCATCACTTGTAGTTCTTGTGCCATAATCTCAGTTTTCGCTCTTTCTGCATTTAGAACTTCTGATGCAGAGACCAACTGAGATTCCTTTTTGTGCAAAACTGATTCTAGGAACTGAACTTGATCTTCTAGTACCAAGTTCTTGTGGGTCTCGTCTGCCAGGTTTTTCTCAAGCTCacaatttttatcttttaggtcAGCTGCTACCTCCCTAAGTGTAGAGTTTTCAGATTCAGTGAGCTCGAGTTTTCCCCGGACAGCTTCTTGGTTCTCTTGAATGGCCATCAGTTGGTTTTCCAGTTCTTCTACAGTGCCTTCAATGGCCGTCATTTGCACTTCCAGAGTCCTCAGTTTCTGTTGGTCGTTCTCAGACTCTGTCGCTTGACGTGCCAGTAATTCTTGCAGATGGTTGACCTTCCTCTCCTTCTGGTCTAAGGCCTCCCTGTAGTCTACTACGAGCCTCATCAAATCTTCATTCTCTGCATCAAGAATTTGATTGAAAGTTTCTATCTTTTCTAGTTTGAGGCTcaattctgtttctttctctttagCGCACTGCAGATCTCTTTCTTTGTCGACCATCTCTTTCTGGAAGAGCCTTTTCATTTCCGTCTCATCTTCGTCCCTTTTCTTGAGCAAGTGTTCAGTCTCCTCTAGTCGTCTCTCAAGAGACACTATTTGCTCCATCAGTTCTTTGTTAAAGTTGTCTGCTTTCTCTCCTCGATCTAGAGCCAGTTCCAGGTCGTGTTGTAGGCGACGCTTTTCAGTCAGAACTTGTTCTTTTTGAAGGCAGACGCTCTCGATTTGTCTGCTCATCGCTGCTGTGTCGTCTGCCCTCTTTTCCAGCAAAATATCCTTGCCCTCAAGTTCCCTTTGAATCCGCTCTATCGCCTTTCCTGCTTCCTTCAAGAGCTGTTCCATTCTAGTGCCGTTAGCCTGACTCTTTTCCAGGGATTCTTGCAACCTCTGCATTTCTACATCTGGATGTTCTTGATGTAGTGTAGGCAGGTCTCCTTCTTCCTCGGTGCTTTCCAGTTGTTCAGTTTCGGTGGTCTCTTCCAGTTCCTCATTGCCGTCTTCCAGATCTTCCAGTTCTAGACTGTCCTCCAGTCTAGACACTCTGCTCACATCAGTTTCCAGTTCATTCTCACTCTCGCTCATATCATTTTCAAGGTGTTCTTCACTCTCATTC
The Macrobrachium nipponense isolate FS-2020 chromosome 45, ASM1510439v2, whole genome shotgun sequence genome window above contains:
- the LOC135214188 gene encoding trichohyalin-like, which encodes MDDLFHFCCCRVVSSGFRVPGALVDAAVASLEAEIVVDQSNSSLTAPSFAFAKPLVGLALLAALALAARWMYGMSGRTSDEMEECMESERIDEYDSEDDDETDMSESEDDNEMNLSESEDDDEMNMSESEDDDETSMNESEEHLENDMSESENELETDVSRVSRLEDSLELEDLEDGNEELEETTETEQLESTEEEGDLPTLHQEHPDVEMQRLQESLEKSQANGTRMEQLLKEAGKAIERIQRELEGKDILLEKRADDTAAMSRQIESVCLQKEQVLTEKRRLQHDLELALDRGEKADNFNKELMEQIVSLERRLEETEHLLKKRDEDETEMKRLFQKEMVDKERDLQCAKEKETELSLKLEKIETFNQILDAENEDLMRLVVDYREALDQKERKVNHLQELLARQATESENDQQKLRTLEVQMTAIEGTVEELENQLMAIQENQEAVRGKLELTESENSTLREVAADLKDKNCELEKNLADETHKNLVLEDQVQFLESVLHKKESQLVSASEVLNAERAKTEIMAQELQVMRNWVAELGAENEKCKEELAAKAAEVTSLHKELNNEKKLTQVLAGEAQVMKNWVAELGGKNEKCKEELAAKASEVTSLQKELDNEKKLTKVLAGEVQVMKTWVAELGGENATLQDEVNKTHLIVNSLLKSLRKEKQRSRNLQDALHRGKEMENLLKEEKKRGNEMATSLRTFKEELNNRDLQIENLLNTEKKLICEKEELVEELGVALSHGKELDSMLEEAGQKVTKLANDFDEEVQKREDQLRDLLDREEQLRAEKLELEDRLENTVNLLIKEQRENVSWLQMIQEREKEVEKLRKDEKDHQEQRKEIENKLQEGEKELQQLRMECEDLKGNWRIQEEKMIKEQQRLLERQRRQEEALREQDKYMLMTLLHGTAQRNFHLQHIALQHGTETLDSINEKEKQDEDLWLRKEKQHRKYCDAQQERTNYPKQWDVLTQTLTELTRGDSDENCEISNGKNDDKTCHQSSER